A region from the Kiritimatiellia bacterium genome encodes:
- the pyrF gene encoding orotidine-5'-phosphate decarboxylase: MRPELVVALDVPGADRIGSIVDALPAEVGWYKVGLELFAAAGPTAIEPLRNRGKSVFLDLKLHDIPRTVARAVRAAAAHGVRLLTVHAAGGGAMVEAACAAAREFGADRPRIVAVTLLTSLDTAEVERMGWRGDPADVVRRLAGLALDHGADGLVCSPREAGELRARFGAAVLLVTPGIRLPGDAPGDQRRTGTPAEAVRAGATHLVVGRPILEAPDPAAASRAVLADIAAAVSE; encoded by the coding sequence ATGAGGCCGGAACTTGTGGTGGCGCTGGACGTGCCCGGCGCGGATCGGATCGGGTCGATCGTGGATGCGTTGCCGGCCGAGGTGGGCTGGTACAAGGTGGGGCTGGAGCTGTTCGCGGCCGCCGGGCCGACTGCGATCGAGCCGCTGCGGAACCGGGGCAAGTCGGTTTTTCTCGATCTCAAGCTGCATGACATTCCCCGGACGGTCGCGCGCGCGGTGCGTGCGGCCGCCGCGCACGGTGTGCGCCTGCTCACCGTGCATGCGGCGGGGGGCGGCGCGATGGTGGAGGCGGCGTGTGCGGCGGCGCGCGAATTCGGTGCGGACCGGCCGCGGATCGTCGCGGTGACGCTGCTGACCAGTCTTGACACCGCCGAAGTGGAGCGGATGGGTTGGCGTGGGGATCCGGCGGACGTGGTCCGGCGGCTCGCCGGGCTGGCGCTGGACCACGGCGCGGACGGTCTGGTGTGCTCGCCGCGGGAGGCGGGAGAGCTGCGCGCGCGGTTCGGAGCCGCGGTGCTGCTGGTGACGCCGGGGATACGTCTGCCCGGTGATGCGCCGGGCGATCAGCGCCGGACCGGCACGCCCGCGGAGGCGGTCCGCGCGGGCGCCACGCATCTGGTGGTGGGGCGACCGATTTTGGAGGCGCCGGATCCGGCGGCGGCCTCGCGCGCGGTGCTCGCGGACATCGCGGCGGCGGTCTCGGAGTGA
- a CDS encoding DUF1080 domain-containing protein: MKTMMVGWLMGAAVAGAAEGWISMFDGRTLSGWRSNEETSNVFTVVDGALRVSGGRAHLFYVGADGQASFTNFEFRCEVKTEPGANSGIYIHTRFQERGWPDVGYECQVNNTHKDPRKTGGLYAVADVMNTSPVPDGEWFEYGIRVEGRRITITINGRVTTDWTEPPDWTPPANMPGRRLSAGTIALQGHDPKSTIWYRNLRIRPLP, translated from the coding sequence ATGAAGACGATGATGGTCGGCTGGCTGATGGGCGCGGCGGTGGCCGGGGCCGCGGAGGGGTGGATCTCGATGTTTGACGGCCGCACGCTGAGCGGGTGGCGGTCGAACGAGGAGACGTCGAACGTGTTCACGGTGGTGGACGGCGCGCTGCGCGTCTCCGGCGGGCGCGCGCACCTGTTCTACGTCGGCGCGGACGGCCAGGCGTCGTTCACGAACTTCGAGTTTCGTTGCGAGGTGAAGACGGAGCCGGGCGCGAACTCGGGCATTTACATCCACACGCGGTTTCAGGAGCGGGGCTGGCCAGACGTCGGCTACGAGTGTCAGGTCAACAACACGCACAAGGACCCGCGGAAGACAGGCGGGCTGTATGCGGTGGCGGACGTGATGAACACCTCGCCGGTGCCGGACGGGGAGTGGTTCGAGTATGGGATCCGGGTGGAGGGCCGGCGGATCACGATCACGATCAACGGTCGGGTGACGACCGACTGGACGGAACCGCCGGACTGGACGCCGCCCGCCAACATGCCGGGACGGCGGCTGTCCGCGGGCACGATCGCGCTGCAGGGACACGACCCGAAGAGCACGATCTGGTACCGCAATCTCCGTATCCGGCCGCTGCCCTGA
- the cls gene encoding cardiolipin synthase — MSTTLWLELAYVLHLLAALAASLHAVRIKREASSALLWLLVIWSFPVVGVVAYVVLGVDRIAAQSRLRARARRAFGESRRAQEAAQRPMADWRGVRDCRCALPEGEWARALHRALDVLLPDEPLLDGNDLQLLITGDEAYPRIFDAIASARSHVHLQTFILAHDDSGRRLMDLLLERARAGVEVRVLFDRFGSTPSVLSGFVRRWRRAHPRLRLAGWTLAKPWRRQFQLNLRNHRKILVVDGRVAFTGGMNISDVNVTRSGRPADRDFHFEVRGPVVQELQYSFLNDWHFMTGEAAERLLCAEHFPPQPVAGRTLARVVNGEPSEEGATLPDVLFAMLAAARRQVVIVTPYFVPTMDILRALRVAALRGIEVKLLLPKYNNHVYAGWAGRSFYEPLLTAGAQIVERSPPFLHAKALIVDDEVAMVGSANLDSRSLRLNYETNLLVWGQDLIGRLKAAALAEFACGEPIATAAWLQRPAGQRWLERAAALLSPVL; from the coding sequence ATGAGCACGACGCTATGGCTCGAGCTCGCGTATGTGTTGCATTTGCTCGCTGCGCTCGCCGCCTCGTTGCACGCGGTGCGGATCAAGCGCGAGGCGAGTTCCGCGCTGCTGTGGCTGTTGGTTATCTGGTCCTTCCCGGTCGTGGGCGTGGTCGCCTACGTGGTGCTCGGCGTGGACCGGATCGCCGCGCAATCGCGGCTGCGCGCCCGTGCGCGGCGGGCGTTCGGTGAGTCGCGCCGTGCGCAGGAGGCGGCGCAGCGTCCGATGGCCGACTGGCGCGGTGTGCGCGACTGCCGCTGTGCGCTGCCGGAGGGTGAGTGGGCGCGAGCGCTGCATCGCGCGCTGGACGTGCTGCTGCCGGATGAACCGCTGCTGGATGGCAACGACCTGCAGCTGCTGATCACCGGCGACGAGGCCTACCCCCGCATTTTCGATGCGATCGCGTCGGCGCGCTCCCATGTGCACCTGCAGACGTTCATTCTCGCGCACGATGATAGCGGCCGCCGGCTGATGGACCTGCTGCTGGAGCGCGCACGGGCAGGGGTCGAGGTGCGAGTGCTCTTCGACCGTTTCGGGTCGACGCCCTCGGTGCTCTCGGGCTTTGTGCGCCGCTGGCGCCGTGCCCATCCCCGGCTGCGGTTGGCGGGTTGGACGCTCGCGAAGCCGTGGCGCCGGCAGTTCCAGCTTAATCTGCGCAACCATCGCAAGATCCTGGTGGTCGACGGCCGAGTCGCGTTTACCGGCGGCATGAACATATCCGATGTGAACGTGACGCGGTCTGGGCGTCCCGCCGACCGCGACTTTCATTTTGAAGTGCGGGGCCCCGTTGTGCAGGAGCTGCAGTATTCGTTTCTGAACGACTGGCACTTCATGACCGGCGAGGCGGCGGAACGATTGTTGTGCGCGGAGCACTTTCCTCCGCAGCCGGTCGCGGGGCGGACGCTCGCACGTGTGGTGAATGGCGAGCCCTCGGAGGAGGGCGCCACGTTGCCGGACGTGCTCTTCGCGATGCTGGCCGCCGCGCGCCGGCAGGTCGTGATCGTGACGCCGTATTTCGTGCCGACGATGGACATCCTGCGGGCGCTGCGCGTCGCCGCGCTGCGCGGCATCGAGGTGAAGCTGCTGCTTCCTAAGTACAACAACCACGTCTACGCCGGTTGGGCGGGCCGCTCGTTTTACGAGCCGCTGCTGACCGCGGGCGCGCAGATTGTCGAGCGGTCGCCGCCCTTTCTGCATGCGAAGGCGCTGATCGTGGATGACGAGGTGGCGATGGTGGGCTCCGCGAACCTGGACTCGCGCAGCCTGCGTCTGAACTATGAAACGAATCTGCTGGTGTGGGGGCAGGACTTGATCGGGCGGCTGAAAGCGGCGGCGCTGGCCGAGTTTGCGTGCGGCGAGCCGATCGCGACCGCGGCCTGGCTGCAGCGTCCGGCGGGGCAGCGGTGGCTGGAGCGGGCGGCCGCACTGCTTTCGCCGGTGCTGTGA
- the proS gene encoding proline--tRNA ligase has translation MNNIDRTAISPTRAEDYPEWYQAVVRAAELAETSPVRGCMVIRPWGYAIWENIRARLDERFKATGHVNAYFPLFIPLSFLQKEAEHVEGFAKECAVVTHHRLEAGPDGRLVPAAPLEEPLVVRPTSETIIGAMFAKWVESWRDLPIKINQWANVVRWELRTRLFLRTAEFLWQEGHTAHETRDEAWEETLTILELYRRFAEEVLAIPVLTGEKTPGERFPGAENTFCIEAMMQDRKALQAGTSHFLGQNFARASEIMFTARDRSRQYAWTTSWGVSTRLIGGLVMTHGDDNGMVVPPRVAPAHVAILPIVRRDDDRATVLPWCERLAAELREQRFDGRPVEVIVDTREDNAGERGWAWIKRGIPVRAEVGPRDIAKDAVFVGRRDRAPRDRCAVPRAQFVHTIAATLEEIQRGLLERAREFRDTHTHALDDWNEFRAFFTPANPEKPEIHGGFARAHWCGSSDCERAINEELSVTIRCLPTGYGQGPAGACIRCGAPSRDRVVFAKAY, from the coding sequence ATGAACAACATCGACCGCACCGCGATTTCACCGACCCGCGCAGAGGACTATCCCGAGTGGTACCAGGCGGTGGTCCGCGCGGCCGAACTCGCGGAGACCAGCCCGGTACGCGGCTGTATGGTGATCCGCCCCTGGGGTTACGCGATTTGGGAAAACATCCGCGCCCGGCTCGACGAACGCTTCAAGGCGACCGGCCACGTCAACGCGTACTTTCCGCTCTTCATCCCGCTCAGCTTCCTCCAGAAGGAGGCCGAGCACGTGGAGGGCTTCGCCAAGGAGTGCGCGGTCGTCACCCACCACCGGCTCGAGGCCGGACCCGACGGCCGCCTGGTGCCGGCCGCCCCGCTGGAGGAGCCGCTCGTCGTGCGGCCCACTTCGGAAACCATCATCGGCGCGATGTTCGCGAAGTGGGTCGAGAGCTGGCGCGACCTCCCCATCAAAATCAACCAGTGGGCGAACGTCGTTCGCTGGGAACTGCGCACCCGGCTGTTTCTGCGCACCGCCGAGTTCCTCTGGCAGGAGGGCCACACCGCCCACGAAACCCGCGACGAAGCGTGGGAGGAGACGTTGACGATCCTCGAGCTCTATCGCCGCTTCGCGGAAGAGGTGCTCGCGATCCCCGTCCTCACCGGCGAAAAAACCCCCGGCGAACGTTTCCCGGGCGCGGAGAACACCTTCTGCATCGAGGCGATGATGCAGGACCGCAAAGCGCTGCAGGCCGGCACCAGTCACTTCCTCGGTCAAAACTTCGCGCGCGCGTCGGAGATCATGTTCACCGCCCGCGACCGCTCCCGGCAGTACGCGTGGACGACCTCCTGGGGGGTCTCCACGCGCCTGATCGGCGGTCTGGTGATGACCCACGGCGATGACAACGGCATGGTCGTGCCGCCACGCGTCGCGCCCGCCCACGTCGCAATCCTCCCCATCGTTCGCCGCGATGACGATCGCGCCACCGTGCTGCCATGGTGCGAGCGCCTCGCCGCGGAGCTACGCGAGCAGCGCTTCGACGGCCGCCCCGTCGAGGTGATCGTGGACACGCGGGAAGATAACGCCGGGGAACGCGGCTGGGCCTGGATCAAACGCGGCATCCCTGTCCGCGCCGAAGTCGGTCCCCGCGACATCGCGAAGGACGCCGTCTTCGTCGGCCGCCGCGACCGCGCCCCGCGCGACCGTTGCGCGGTTCCGCGCGCCCAGTTCGTCCACACGATCGCCGCCACGCTCGAGGAAATCCAGCGCGGACTGCTCGAGCGCGCGCGCGAGTTTCGCGACACCCACACGCACGCGCTGGACGATTGGAACGAGTTCCGCGCATTCTTCACGCCCGCAAACCCCGAAAAGCCGGAAATTCACGGCGGGTTCGCCCGCGCACACTGGTGCGGTTCGTCCGACTGCGAGCGCGCGATCAACGAGGAGCTCTCCGTGACGATCCGCTGCCTGCCCACCGGCTACGGCCAGGGACCCGCCGGCGCCTGTATTCGCTGCGGTGCGCCGAGCCGGGACCGGGTCGTGTTCGCCAAAGCGTACTGA